The Nodosilinea sp. PGN35 DNA segment TCTGCGCGTGTTTATGACGGGGGCAAGTGGCTGCATTGGCCACTACATTTTAGATTTGCTGCTGGAAAGCGATCGCTACGAGCTGTTTCTGCTGCTGCGCCACCCCGAGAAGCTGCGGCTGCCGGTGCTGGACAACCCTCGGGTGCACATTCTGCGGGGCGGGCTGGAAGATATCGATTCCTTTGTCGATCTGCTGCCCACCATTGACATTGCCATTCTCACCGCCGCCGCCTGGGGGGGCGACCCCGGCTACGTCAAGGCGATCAATGTTGAGGCCAACCTGGGGCTGCTGGCCCACCTCGACCCCGATCGCTGCCAGCAGGTGATCTATTTTTCCACCGCCAGCATTTTGAACCAGAGCGGCAGCCCCCTCCCCGAAGCCGGAACCATAGGCACCGACTACATTCGCACCAAGTACGACTGCCACCGGCACCTGCCCGACCTGCCGATCTACGACAAGATCACCACGGTGTTTCCCACCCTGGTGTTTGGCGGCGACAAAGACAAGCCCTACTCCTTCATCTCGGCGGGGCTGAGGGATGTCACCCGCTGGGTGGGTCTGGCCCGGTTTTTTAAGGCCGACGCCGGGTTTCACTTTGCCCACGCCCAGGATATTGCTGCGGTGGTCATCTACCTGGTCGAGCACCCCCCGCAGCAAGGCTACCGCGAGTACGTGATCGGCAATCCACCGCTGACGGTAAATCAGGCGATCGCCCAGATCTGCGACTATTTTGGCCAGCGCATTTGGTTTCGCATTCCCCTGTCGCTGTGGCTGGCCGACGTGTTGATCAAGGTGTTTCGGGTGCAGATGGCCCCCTGGGACTACTTTTGCCTGCGCTATCGCCACTTTGTCTACAGCGGTGCGGTCAACCCCGCCAGCTTTGGTATGGAGCCCTACTGCGCGACCCTGGCCGATCTAATGCGGGTGCACGGTATTAAGGGCCGCCGAAAAAAAGAGTATTCTCTCTAGAGCCCTTGCCACAGGCCGCGCTCAAGGGCGGGGGCAAAAACGCCAAAAAATACTGGCGATAGAGTTCGCAGCTGGGGATGGCCAGGTTTTTGCTCAGGGTGATTAGGCCCAGGCTTTCGAGGTGGTAGGCGGCGATCGGCTCCAGGGCGACAGGCGTGGCCGACTCGATGACGTAGCGAAAGGCCACCTGCAAGTCAGGGTAAGGGTACAGGGCCGCCAGCAACTCCCGCAGGTGATCGCTGTAGATCCCCGACTGGGTGGGGGCCGCTTCGAACAGCTGCTCCAGGCTCAAATCGCCCTGGGCCAGGGCATAGAGGGCCAGTTGCACCAGCCCAGGCCGACCGCCCACCACCTGCAGCCGCGACAGCAGCTTGGCCGCCCCCGCGCCGCCCTCGGCCCAGGGGAGCTGGTGGCGGTAGGCCAGGTCCTGCACCTGCGCTGGGGTAAAGGGCGGCAGCCGCAGGGCCAGGCCCAGGTTAAGCGGCGACTGGTGCAGCTGCAGCGGCCCATACCCCTCGGTGCTGTAGGCGAGAATCCACCGCACACGGCCCCAGGTCTCGATGTCGCGGGCGTCTTCGTACCACGATCCCAGCAGCGGCAAAAACTCCGCCGACAGTTTCGGGTACTGAAACAGCTCGTTGACCTGATCGAGGGCGATTAGCAGGGGCGCGTTGAGCTGGGGTAAAACATGGTCTTCGAGGTAGGCGGTGCAGCTGACCTTGCTGCCCAGATCGCGACCCCAGTAGCGCTCCACGTCGGGCTCTAGGCCCAGCTGGTAGCCAATGTTGGCGCAAAGCCAGCGTAAAAACCGGTCTAAGTCGGCAAAAACCTGGCGATCGCATCGGTGCAGATTCAGGGTGACACAGCGCATAGAGTGGGCCTGGCCGTAGGCCACCAGTCGTCGCAGCAGAGAGGTTTTACCCATCTGGCCGGGGGCCTCGAGGCGAATCAGGCTGCCCGGCTTGAGCAACTCGGCCTGGGCCAGAGCCTCCAGGGGCGGCCGCTCGACGTAGAACGGTGAGCGCAGTGGCACTGGCCCGCTGGGCAACTCCCCAGCAGGCGACGGCCAACGGATCTGGGGGAGATCGGCTGTGGCTGGTGCAGCGCCACTTTGGCGGCGGGCGTGGCGCTCTAGCACGGCTCGAATATTGCTTTTAGACACCTTTTGGTTGAGCGATTCCGACAGCGCCTGCCACAGTCGAAACCCCACATCGCGGATGTAGCTGTGGTCGTAGCCGCAGCTCTCGGCAATTTCTGCGTAGGTTTTGCCCTCCCACACCTGGCTAAAGACGGTCTCTTGCAGGCTGCTGAAGGTGCGACCGGGCAGCAGTTGGTCTAACACCGCTAGAGCTTCGTCGGCACGCATAGCTGTGGGAGAAGCGGACGCTATCATCGCGATTGCGAAGGCTCCTGGCCCTGGGGTACGGGAGGGATCTCGGTTCCGTGGCGAGGAGGGCAGGGTCGATGATGCGCCTGCCAGGGAGACCGCGACGGGGGGGCGCTGCGGGCAAAGGCAATCACATCGTTGACGATGCGGTTCAGCCGTTCGGCTTCCTCCAGGGCCAGGGCGAGCCGCTGGCTGGCGACCTGGGGCAGGGGCATGCGCTGGCACAGCCGCAGCCCGTTGATGATGACCGTGAGGGGGCTGCGCATATCGTGCACGAGGGCAGCGGTGTTCTCGC contains these protein-coding regions:
- a CDS encoding NAD(P)-dependent oxidoreductase; this encodes MDTLPPTPHKPHSLRVFMTGASGCIGHYILDLLLESDRYELFLLLRHPEKLRLPVLDNPRVHILRGGLEDIDSFVDLLPTIDIAILTAAAWGGDPGYVKAINVEANLGLLAHLDPDRCQQVIYFSTASILNQSGSPLPEAGTIGTDYIRTKYDCHRHLPDLPIYDKITTVFPTLVFGGDKDKPYSFISAGLRDVTRWVGLARFFKADAGFHFAHAQDIAAVVIYLVEHPPQQGYREYVIGNPPLTVNQAIAQICDYFGQRIWFRIPLSLWLADVLIKVFRVQMAPWDYFCLRYRHFVYSGAVNPASFGMEPYCATLADLMRVHGIKGRRKKEYSL
- a CDS encoding AAA-like domain-containing protein produces the protein MRADEALAVLDQLLPGRTFSSLQETVFSQVWEGKTYAEIAESCGYDHSYIRDVGFRLWQALSESLNQKVSKSNIRAVLERHARRQSGAAPATADLPQIRWPSPAGELPSGPVPLRSPFYVERPPLEALAQAELLKPGSLIRLEAPGQMGKTSLLRRLVAYGQAHSMRCVTLNLHRCDRQVFADLDRFLRWLCANIGYQLGLEPDVERYWGRDLGSKVSCTAYLEDHVLPQLNAPLLIALDQVNELFQYPKLSAEFLPLLGSWYEDARDIETWGRVRWILAYSTEGYGPLQLHQSPLNLGLALRLPPFTPAQVQDLAYRHQLPWAEGGAGAAKLLSRLQVVGGRPGLVQLALYALAQGDLSLEQLFEAAPTQSGIYSDHLRELLAALYPYPDLQVAFRYVIESATPVALEPIAAYHLESLGLITLSKNLAIPSCELYRQYFLAFLPPPLSAACGKGSRENTLFFGGP
- a CDS encoding histidine kinase dimerization/phospho-acceptor domain-containing protein, whose amino-acid sequence is MPSPSPKFPKPASGQTPKSTPTPSPIRAHPPPQHPTPNTPNPLPPYPHLTTPSPPPSLAPPPGPGLRLPPDPPPIAHSQQYLLYLAEIGENTAALVHDMRSPLTVIINGLRLCQRMPLPQVASQRLALALEEAERLNRIVNDVIAFARSAPPSRSPWQAHHRPCPPRHGTEIPPVPQGQEPSQSR